Proteins found in one Pogoniulus pusillus isolate bPogPus1 chromosome 36, bPogPus1.pri, whole genome shotgun sequence genomic segment:
- the LOC135190467 gene encoding espin-like isoform X1 — protein sequence MALERALQAARQGDVEALRGLRAAGLLRPGLRDALGASPAHHAARAGRLACLRYLAAEAALRGDARARNGATPAHDAAATGNLACLQWLLTQGGCGVQDTDNSGATILHLAARFGHHEVIDWLLRFGGSDPTAATNTGALPVHYAAAKGDFPSLRILLGHCPSTLSAQTKTGATPLYLACQEGHLEIIQYLVQDCGADPHARAHDGMTPLHAAAQMGHNTVIVWLMSFTTVSLSERDAEGATAMHFAASRGHAKVLSWLLLHGGEITADSWGGTPLHDAAENGELECCQILVVNGADLSVRDQDGYTAADLADYNGHSHCAQYLRTVENMSVEHRVLSRDPSADGEYRQPDSGMSSPNTTASVPQARFEVGSPASTLSNYDSCHSSQSSTGEKRGGPGGGPAARVPEPALADMQAYMDMLDPETRPRGRGSAGEGSPPPPPPAFPPPPPPPPTARLPPPPPGYPAPTPSAAPYTADIYVRAKNNLRHVESQALRRELASRESSPEGLRRADSTRRSRNFGKQPSTGDYYKQLGHGVGEQPGPRRMAHSEEASPISTDTMRNGESKPGTELPPPPPPPPLPDAGCPPPPPPLAETPAGPRRSSSSTGRGKALRQMKRTVGERGRSGAPDEVAQGCPAALGLHYPQNCPSTPGHCGDRTVLRGTKSFNMMSPTGDNSELLAEIKAGKSLKPTPQSKGFTTVFSGSGQAGANAESPVSSPSPTRTPTPPATPEAAGPPRCLAGGSPEPVLNGSSPVSAAGAGAAAEVEALVPSHDEQGRPIPEWKRQVMVRKLQLRMQEEEEQRRKEKEEEARLASMPAWRRDILRKKLEEEREQKRKEQEKLKREEEEKEKEQSEKLRTLGYDETKLAPWQRQIILKKGDIAKH from the exons ATGGCGCTGGAGCGGGCGCTGCAGGCGGCGCGGCAGGGAGATGTGGAGGCTCTACGAGGGCTGCGAGCGGCTGGGCTGCTGCGGCCGGGGCTGCGGGAcgccctgggagcctcccccGCGCACCACGCCGCCCGCGCTGGCCGCCTAGCCTGCCTCCGGTACCTGGCGGCGGAAGCCGCGCTCCGCGGGGATGCGCGGGCACGCAACGGGGCCACACCGGCCCACGACGCCGCCGCCACCGGCAACCTCGCCTGTCTCCAGTGGCTGCTCACCCAGGGGGGCTGCGGCGTGCAG GACACAGACAACTCCGGTGCCACCATCCTACACCTAGCAGCCCGCTTCGGTCACCACGAGGTGATCGACTGGCTCCTGCGTTTCGGGGGCAGCGACCCCACGGCGGCCACCAACACGGGAGCGCTGCCCGTCCACTACGCCGCGGCCAAAGGGGATTTCCCTTCCCTACGAATACTCTTGGGACACTGCCCCAG CACGCTGAGTGCCCAGACCAAGACGGGGGCCACCCCTCTGTACCTCGCCTGCCAGGAGGGCcacctggagatcatccagtacctGGTGCAGGACTGCGGGGCTGATCCTCATGCACGTGCCCATGACGGCATGACCCCACTGCACGCCGCTGCCCAGATGGGCCACAACACTGTCATCGTCTGGCTG ATGAGCTTCACGACGGTGAGCCTGTCAGAGCGGGACGCTGAGGGGGCCACAGCCATGCACTTCGCCGCCAGCCGTGGCCACGCCAAggtgctgagctggctgctgctgcacggTGGAGAGATAACTGCCGACAGCTGGGGTGGCACGCCACTGCACGATGCTGCTGAGAACGGCGAGTTGGAG TGCTGCCAGAtcctggtggtgaatggtgccgaCCTCAGCGTCCGTGACCAGGATGGCTACACGGCAGCCGACCTCGCTGACTACAACGGCCACAGCCACTGCGCCCAATACCTGCGCACCGTGGAGAACATG AGCGTGGAGCACCGTGTGCTGTCACGAGACCCCTCGGCGGACGGGGAGTACCGGCAGCCCGACTCGGGCATGTCGTCGCCCAACACGACAGCATCGGTGCCCCAGGCACGCTTTGAGGTGGGCTCCCCCGCCAGCACCCTCTCCAACTACGACTCCTGCCACTCCAGCCAGTCCAGCACCGGGGAGAAGAGGGGCGGCCCCGGGGGGGGCCCTGCTGCCC GGGTGCCCGAGCCGGCGCTGGCGGACATGCAGGCCTACATGGACATGCTGGACCCTGAGACGCGGCCACGGGGCCGGGGGTCGGCAGGCGAGGGCTCccctccacctccaccccccGCCTTCCCTCCCCCACCGCCCCCACCCCCTACTGCCCGACTGCCCCCGCCGCCCCCCGGCTACCCTGCACCCACGCCCTCTGCTGCACCCTACACCGCCGATATCTACGTGCGGGCCAAGAACAACCTGCGGCACGTGGAGAGCCAGGCGCTGCGCCGAGAG CTGGCATCGCGCGAGAGCAGCCCCGAGGGCCTGCGCAGGGCCGATTCCACCAGGAGATCGAGGAACTTCGGCAAGCAGCCGAGCACCGGCGACTACTACAAGCAACTGGGACACGGCGTGGGGGAGCAGCCTGGCCCGCGGCGAATGGCGCACAGCGAGGAG GCATCACCCATCTCAACGGATACCATGCGCAATGGGGAGAGCaagcctggcactgagctgccgccaccaccaccacctcctccactgCCTGATGCTGGCTGCCCACCACCGCCACCCCCACTGGCCGAGACCCCTGCTGGCCCCCgccgctcctcctcctccacggGAA GAGGAAAGGCGCTCAGGCAGATGAAGA GGACTGTGGGGGAGCGTGGCAGGTCCGGGGCTCCTGATGAGGTGGCACAGGGCTGCCCTGCCGCACTGGGGCTGCACTATCCACAGAACTGTCCCTCCACACCAGGTCACTGCGGTGACAGGACAGTGCTGCGGG GCACCAAGTCCTTCAACATGATGTCCCCTACTGGTGACAACtcggagctgctggctgagatcAAAGCTGGGAAGAGCCTCAAGCCGACACCGCAAAGCAAAGGCTTCACCACCGTCTTCTCCGGCAGCGGCCAGGCAGGGGCCAAT GCAGAGTCGCCGGTGTCCTCCCCATCACCCACCAGAACGCCCACCCCGCCGGCCACCCCCGAGGCAGCTGGGCCGCCGCGCTGCCTAGCAGGCGGCTCGCCAGAGCCGGTGCTGAATGGAAGTTCACCGGTGTCAGCGGCGGGTGCGGGGGCAGCAGCGGAGGTGGAAGCACTGGTGCCGAGCCACGATGAGCAGGGCCGGCCCATCCCCGAGTGGAAGCGGCAGGTGATGGTGCGCAAGCTGCAGCTCCgcatgcaggaggaggaggagcagcggCGTAAG gagaaggaggaagaggcgCGCCTGGCCAGCAtgccagcctggaggagggacaTCCTGCGcaagaagctggaggaggagag GGAGCAGAAACG GAAAGAGCAAGAAAAGCTGAaacgggaggaggaggagaaggagaaggagcagtCGGAAAAGCTAAGGACTCTCGGGTACGATGAGACAAAGCTGGCACCCTGGCAGCGGCAGATCATCCTCAAGAAGGGGGACATAGCCAAGCATTAG
- the LOC135190467 gene encoding espin-like isoform X2, which yields MALERALQAARQGDVEALRGLRAAGLLRPGLRDALGASPAHHAARAGRLACLRYLAAEAALRGDARARNGATPAHDAAATGNLACLQWLLTQGGCGVQDTDNSGATILHLAARFGHHEVIDWLLRFGGSDPTAATNTGALPVHYAAAKGDFPSLRILLGHCPSTLSAQTKTGATPLYLACQEGHLEIIQYLVQDCGADPHARAHDGMTPLHAAAQMGHNTVIVWLMSFTTVSLSERDAEGATAMHFAASRGHAKVLSWLLLHGGEITADSWGGTPLHDAAENGELECCQILVVNGADLSVRDQDGYTAADLADYNGHSHCAQYLRTVENMSVEHRVLSRDPSADGEYRQPDSGMSSPNTTASVPQARFEVGSPASTLSNYDSCHSSQSSTGEKRGGPGGGPAARVPEPALADMQAYMDMLDPETRPRGRGSAGEGSPPPPPPAFPPPPPPPPTARLPPPPPGYPAPTPSAAPYTADIYVRAKNNLRHVESQALRRELASRESSPEGLRRADSTRRSRNFGKQPSTGDYYKQLGHGVGEQPGPRRMAHSEEASPISTDTMRNGESKPGTELPPPPPPPPLPDAGCPPPPPPLAETPAGPRRSSSSTGRGKALRQMKSTKSFNMMSPTGDNSELLAEIKAGKSLKPTPQSKGFTTVFSGSGQAGANAESPVSSPSPTRTPTPPATPEAAGPPRCLAGGSPEPVLNGSSPVSAAGAGAAAEVEALVPSHDEQGRPIPEWKRQVMVRKLQLRMQEEEEQRRKEKEEEARLASMPAWRRDILRKKLEEEREQKRKEQEKLKREEEEKEKEQSEKLRTLGYDETKLAPWQRQIILKKGDIAKH from the exons ATGGCGCTGGAGCGGGCGCTGCAGGCGGCGCGGCAGGGAGATGTGGAGGCTCTACGAGGGCTGCGAGCGGCTGGGCTGCTGCGGCCGGGGCTGCGGGAcgccctgggagcctcccccGCGCACCACGCCGCCCGCGCTGGCCGCCTAGCCTGCCTCCGGTACCTGGCGGCGGAAGCCGCGCTCCGCGGGGATGCGCGGGCACGCAACGGGGCCACACCGGCCCACGACGCCGCCGCCACCGGCAACCTCGCCTGTCTCCAGTGGCTGCTCACCCAGGGGGGCTGCGGCGTGCAG GACACAGACAACTCCGGTGCCACCATCCTACACCTAGCAGCCCGCTTCGGTCACCACGAGGTGATCGACTGGCTCCTGCGTTTCGGGGGCAGCGACCCCACGGCGGCCACCAACACGGGAGCGCTGCCCGTCCACTACGCCGCGGCCAAAGGGGATTTCCCTTCCCTACGAATACTCTTGGGACACTGCCCCAG CACGCTGAGTGCCCAGACCAAGACGGGGGCCACCCCTCTGTACCTCGCCTGCCAGGAGGGCcacctggagatcatccagtacctGGTGCAGGACTGCGGGGCTGATCCTCATGCACGTGCCCATGACGGCATGACCCCACTGCACGCCGCTGCCCAGATGGGCCACAACACTGTCATCGTCTGGCTG ATGAGCTTCACGACGGTGAGCCTGTCAGAGCGGGACGCTGAGGGGGCCACAGCCATGCACTTCGCCGCCAGCCGTGGCCACGCCAAggtgctgagctggctgctgctgcacggTGGAGAGATAACTGCCGACAGCTGGGGTGGCACGCCACTGCACGATGCTGCTGAGAACGGCGAGTTGGAG TGCTGCCAGAtcctggtggtgaatggtgccgaCCTCAGCGTCCGTGACCAGGATGGCTACACGGCAGCCGACCTCGCTGACTACAACGGCCACAGCCACTGCGCCCAATACCTGCGCACCGTGGAGAACATG AGCGTGGAGCACCGTGTGCTGTCACGAGACCCCTCGGCGGACGGGGAGTACCGGCAGCCCGACTCGGGCATGTCGTCGCCCAACACGACAGCATCGGTGCCCCAGGCACGCTTTGAGGTGGGCTCCCCCGCCAGCACCCTCTCCAACTACGACTCCTGCCACTCCAGCCAGTCCAGCACCGGGGAGAAGAGGGGCGGCCCCGGGGGGGGCCCTGCTGCCC GGGTGCCCGAGCCGGCGCTGGCGGACATGCAGGCCTACATGGACATGCTGGACCCTGAGACGCGGCCACGGGGCCGGGGGTCGGCAGGCGAGGGCTCccctccacctccaccccccGCCTTCCCTCCCCCACCGCCCCCACCCCCTACTGCCCGACTGCCCCCGCCGCCCCCCGGCTACCCTGCACCCACGCCCTCTGCTGCACCCTACACCGCCGATATCTACGTGCGGGCCAAGAACAACCTGCGGCACGTGGAGAGCCAGGCGCTGCGCCGAGAG CTGGCATCGCGCGAGAGCAGCCCCGAGGGCCTGCGCAGGGCCGATTCCACCAGGAGATCGAGGAACTTCGGCAAGCAGCCGAGCACCGGCGACTACTACAAGCAACTGGGACACGGCGTGGGGGAGCAGCCTGGCCCGCGGCGAATGGCGCACAGCGAGGAG GCATCACCCATCTCAACGGATACCATGCGCAATGGGGAGAGCaagcctggcactgagctgccgccaccaccaccacctcctccactgCCTGATGCTGGCTGCCCACCACCGCCACCCCCACTGGCCGAGACCCCTGCTGGCCCCCgccgctcctcctcctccacggGAA GAGGAAAGGCGCTCAGGCAGATGAAGA GCACCAAGTCCTTCAACATGATGTCCCCTACTGGTGACAACtcggagctgctggctgagatcAAAGCTGGGAAGAGCCTCAAGCCGACACCGCAAAGCAAAGGCTTCACCACCGTCTTCTCCGGCAGCGGCCAGGCAGGGGCCAAT GCAGAGTCGCCGGTGTCCTCCCCATCACCCACCAGAACGCCCACCCCGCCGGCCACCCCCGAGGCAGCTGGGCCGCCGCGCTGCCTAGCAGGCGGCTCGCCAGAGCCGGTGCTGAATGGAAGTTCACCGGTGTCAGCGGCGGGTGCGGGGGCAGCAGCGGAGGTGGAAGCACTGGTGCCGAGCCACGATGAGCAGGGCCGGCCCATCCCCGAGTGGAAGCGGCAGGTGATGGTGCGCAAGCTGCAGCTCCgcatgcaggaggaggaggagcagcggCGTAAG gagaaggaggaagaggcgCGCCTGGCCAGCAtgccagcctggaggagggacaTCCTGCGcaagaagctggaggaggagag GGAGCAGAAACG GAAAGAGCAAGAAAAGCTGAaacgggaggaggaggagaaggagaaggagcagtCGGAAAAGCTAAGGACTCTCGGGTACGATGAGACAAAGCTGGCACCCTGGCAGCGGCAGATCATCCTCAAGAAGGGGGACATAGCCAAGCATTAG
- the LOC135190467 gene encoding espin-like isoform X3, with protein sequence MALERALQAARQGDVEALRGLRAAGLLRPGLRDALGASPAHHAARAGRLACLRYLAAEAALRGDARARNGATPAHDAAATGNLACLQWLLTQGGCGVQDTDNSGATILHLAARFGHHEVIDWLLRFGGSDPTAATNTGALPVHYAAAKGDFPSLRILLGHCPSTLSAQTKTGATPLYLACQEGHLEIIQYLVQDCGADPHARAHDGMTPLHAAAQMGHNTVIVWLMSFTTVSLSERDAEGATAMHFAASRGHAKVLSWLLLHGGEITADSWGGTPLHDAAENGELECCQILVVNGADLSVRDQDGYTAADLADYNGHSHCAQYLRTVENMSVEHRVLSRDPSADGEYRQPDSGMSSPNTTASVPQARFELASRESSPEGLRRADSTRRSRNFGKQPSTGDYYKQLGHGVGEQPGPRRMAHSEEASPISTDTMRNGESKPGTELPPPPPPPPLPDAGCPPPPPPLAETPAGPRRSSSSTGRGKALRQMKRTVGERGRSGAPDEVAQGCPAALGLHYPQNCPSTPGHCGDRTVLRGTKSFNMMSPTGDNSELLAEIKAGKSLKPTPQSKGFTTVFSGSGQAGANAESPVSSPSPTRTPTPPATPEAAGPPRCLAGGSPEPVLNGSSPVSAAGAGAAAEVEALVPSHDEQGRPIPEWKRQVMVRKLQLRMQEEEEQRRKEKEEEARLASMPAWRRDILRKKLEEEREQKRKEQEKLKREEEEKEKEQSEKLRTLGYDETKLAPWQRQIILKKGDIAKH encoded by the exons ATGGCGCTGGAGCGGGCGCTGCAGGCGGCGCGGCAGGGAGATGTGGAGGCTCTACGAGGGCTGCGAGCGGCTGGGCTGCTGCGGCCGGGGCTGCGGGAcgccctgggagcctcccccGCGCACCACGCCGCCCGCGCTGGCCGCCTAGCCTGCCTCCGGTACCTGGCGGCGGAAGCCGCGCTCCGCGGGGATGCGCGGGCACGCAACGGGGCCACACCGGCCCACGACGCCGCCGCCACCGGCAACCTCGCCTGTCTCCAGTGGCTGCTCACCCAGGGGGGCTGCGGCGTGCAG GACACAGACAACTCCGGTGCCACCATCCTACACCTAGCAGCCCGCTTCGGTCACCACGAGGTGATCGACTGGCTCCTGCGTTTCGGGGGCAGCGACCCCACGGCGGCCACCAACACGGGAGCGCTGCCCGTCCACTACGCCGCGGCCAAAGGGGATTTCCCTTCCCTACGAATACTCTTGGGACACTGCCCCAG CACGCTGAGTGCCCAGACCAAGACGGGGGCCACCCCTCTGTACCTCGCCTGCCAGGAGGGCcacctggagatcatccagtacctGGTGCAGGACTGCGGGGCTGATCCTCATGCACGTGCCCATGACGGCATGACCCCACTGCACGCCGCTGCCCAGATGGGCCACAACACTGTCATCGTCTGGCTG ATGAGCTTCACGACGGTGAGCCTGTCAGAGCGGGACGCTGAGGGGGCCACAGCCATGCACTTCGCCGCCAGCCGTGGCCACGCCAAggtgctgagctggctgctgctgcacggTGGAGAGATAACTGCCGACAGCTGGGGTGGCACGCCACTGCACGATGCTGCTGAGAACGGCGAGTTGGAG TGCTGCCAGAtcctggtggtgaatggtgccgaCCTCAGCGTCCGTGACCAGGATGGCTACACGGCAGCCGACCTCGCTGACTACAACGGCCACAGCCACTGCGCCCAATACCTGCGCACCGTGGAGAACATG AGCGTGGAGCACCGTGTGCTGTCACGAGACCCCTCGGCGGACGGGGAGTACCGGCAGCCCGACTCGGGCATGTCGTCGCCCAACACGACAGCATCGGTGCCCCAGGCACGCTTTGAG CTGGCATCGCGCGAGAGCAGCCCCGAGGGCCTGCGCAGGGCCGATTCCACCAGGAGATCGAGGAACTTCGGCAAGCAGCCGAGCACCGGCGACTACTACAAGCAACTGGGACACGGCGTGGGGGAGCAGCCTGGCCCGCGGCGAATGGCGCACAGCGAGGAG GCATCACCCATCTCAACGGATACCATGCGCAATGGGGAGAGCaagcctggcactgagctgccgccaccaccaccacctcctccactgCCTGATGCTGGCTGCCCACCACCGCCACCCCCACTGGCCGAGACCCCTGCTGGCCCCCgccgctcctcctcctccacggGAA GAGGAAAGGCGCTCAGGCAGATGAAGA GGACTGTGGGGGAGCGTGGCAGGTCCGGGGCTCCTGATGAGGTGGCACAGGGCTGCCCTGCCGCACTGGGGCTGCACTATCCACAGAACTGTCCCTCCACACCAGGTCACTGCGGTGACAGGACAGTGCTGCGGG GCACCAAGTCCTTCAACATGATGTCCCCTACTGGTGACAACtcggagctgctggctgagatcAAAGCTGGGAAGAGCCTCAAGCCGACACCGCAAAGCAAAGGCTTCACCACCGTCTTCTCCGGCAGCGGCCAGGCAGGGGCCAAT GCAGAGTCGCCGGTGTCCTCCCCATCACCCACCAGAACGCCCACCCCGCCGGCCACCCCCGAGGCAGCTGGGCCGCCGCGCTGCCTAGCAGGCGGCTCGCCAGAGCCGGTGCTGAATGGAAGTTCACCGGTGTCAGCGGCGGGTGCGGGGGCAGCAGCGGAGGTGGAAGCACTGGTGCCGAGCCACGATGAGCAGGGCCGGCCCATCCCCGAGTGGAAGCGGCAGGTGATGGTGCGCAAGCTGCAGCTCCgcatgcaggaggaggaggagcagcggCGTAAG gagaaggaggaagaggcgCGCCTGGCCAGCAtgccagcctggaggagggacaTCCTGCGcaagaagctggaggaggagag GGAGCAGAAACG GAAAGAGCAAGAAAAGCTGAaacgggaggaggaggagaaggagaaggagcagtCGGAAAAGCTAAGGACTCTCGGGTACGATGAGACAAAGCTGGCACCCTGGCAGCGGCAGATCATCCTCAAGAAGGGGGACATAGCCAAGCATTAG
- the LOC135190638 gene encoding espin-like protein has product MACVASSPVRGLEKGPPHLHAGVLCMAAAAQSACGAASRAPLPSFPPQPGSYSLPLCQRRPPARKGTPGPTGQPMWEEDVRYLERQLGSLRVMQEAQPGWLEEELPPLPVLSADPLPQCFALARKEPPARGSQPCTLPRSPATLPATLGVQEGREAVGTVGSPRTHHDARREILGCGVSVRNLKANYEGPGGSPTPLSRVTKRKRAQTPGNARQPVLEEEYGDGAPQRSRLAQPESSNLQERAEAHKERAVCLFLDYWKKRAQALVPEVERSRQLGRQRPAARQLLARWRSIARRVPGRQIRRLSRATVLYWPQHFLPHVGGSPMPHDSLPLDLFMLGYFQLLEMPLSTEERRFRHLLCYEMFDRLGRHSWHRVRRFHRAALERVEAGHCHWLDGFEDLVQEFFGDSPTAVADSSQESFPTAAESEGAAVPVPVPVLELGEFSEEDVCRFIDRSFSFWKEKEVEMSDT; this is encoded by the coding sequence ATGGCATGTGTGGCATCGTCCCCTGTTCGTGGCCTTGAGAAAGGACCACCTCACCTGCATGCAGGGGTGTTGTGCATGGCAGCGGCGGCACAGAGTGCATGCGGTGCAGCTTCAAGAGCCCCTTTGCCCTCTTTCCCGCCACAGCCCGGGAGCTACTCGCTGCCGCTGTGTCAGCGCAGGCCACCCGCCCGCAAGGGCACCCCGGGACCCACCGGGCAGCCGATGTGGGAGGAGGACGTGCGGTACctggagaggcagctggggagcctGCGGGTGATGCAAGAGGCCCAGCCAgggtggctggaggaggagctgccacCGCTCCCAGTGCTGTCCGCTGACCCCTTGCCCCAGTGCTTTGCCCTCGCCCGCAAGGAACCACCTGCCCgaggcagccagccctgcacactGCCGAGGAGCCCGGCTACGCTGCCAGCCACCCTGGGAGTCCAGGAGGGCCGGGAGGCTGTGGGGACGGTGGGCAGCCCTCGCACCCACCACGATGCCCGACGTGAGATCCTGGGCTGTGGCGTGTCTGTCCGCAACCTCAAGGCCAACTATGAGGGGCCAGGAGGATCCCCCACGCCCCTCTCCAGGGTCACCAAACGCAAGCGGGCACAAACCCCTGGCAATGCCCGCCAGCCTGTCCTGGAAGAGGAGTATGGGGATGGGGCACCACAGCGCAGCCGACTGGCACAGCCAGAATCAAGCAACCTGCAAGAGCGTGCAGAGGCACACAAGGAACGCGCTGTCTGCCTCTTCCTGGACTACTGGAAGAAGCGGGCACAGGCACTGGTGCCCGAGGTGGAGCGGTCACGGCAGCTGGGAAGGCAGCGGCCAGCGgcgaggcagctgctggctcgCTGGAGGAGCATCGCCCGCCGGGTGCCAGGGCGGCAGATCCGGCGACTGAGCCGTGCCACGGTGCTATACTGGCCCCAGCACTTCCTGCCCCACGTCGGCGGCTCGCCCATGCCCCACGACAGCCTCCCGCTCGACCTCTTCATGCTGGGCTACTTCCAGCTCCTGGAGATGCCACTCAGCACCGAGGAACGACGCTTCCGCCACCTCCTTTGCTACGAGATGTTCGACCGACTGGGCAGACACAGCTGGCACCGCGTCCGCCGTTTCCATCGTGCTGCTCTAGAGAGGGTGGAGGCTGGCCACTGCCACTGGCTCGATGGCTTTGAGGACCTTGTGCAGGAGTTTTTCGGGGACAGCCCCACTGCAGTGGCAGACAGCTCGCAAGAGTCCTTTCCCACAGCGGCAGAAAGCGAGGGGGCGGCAGTGCCTGTGCCGGtgccagtgctggagctgggcgAGTTCAGCGAGGAGGACGTCTGCCGCTTCATTGACCGCAGCTTCTCCTtctggaaggagaaggaggtggagaTGTCCGACACCTGA